In one window of uncultured Sphaerochaeta sp. DNA:
- a CDS encoding phosphatidylserine/phosphatidylglycerophosphate/cardiolipin synthase family protein, which yields MMRQVRFVFVIISLIFLATGCSSTQHMISEEVLSDSVPFEEKLSSFQIPSVQVSYPDVYYDGRAWRDRLIELVEGAEDYLITSAFLASSSEELEELYSALARKAESGVRVYFVVDGTGPFDMTETRFHLIPLKFLRESGVHLLEFNSISGARLVSGLNLLYRDHRKFLIVDGKHIALGGMNLNYISIGAEDEQLQRDSMYEFTSPELSSLILDYFVPWWNEQTWDEIDRADFTVDETSLEGKETYQGWYVNQEPKSAQISKLIGSLLSEADHSVQVLPFLPFMDEEMITAFRMAQERGVEIQMIIPFDRRVTNRKGIEYMTKDLLDMGIDLRIEEESVETQRLLHEKLLIVDERYVLIGSTNINYRSMNLAYENSLVIDSPELAQQLKLHFEELYEGTVPITEEMAEGWHTLKNWPRFITAFFGG from the coding sequence ATGATGCGTCAGGTTCGTTTTGTATTTGTAATCATCAGTCTGATATTTCTCGCAACAGGTTGCTCAAGCACCCAGCATATGATATCTGAAGAGGTGCTCTCTGATTCCGTTCCTTTTGAGGAAAAACTCTCTTCGTTTCAGATTCCTTCGGTGCAGGTTTCCTATCCTGACGTGTACTATGATGGCAGGGCATGGAGAGACCGGCTTATTGAGTTGGTAGAGGGTGCGGAGGATTACCTTATCACCAGCGCATTCCTTGCCTCCAGTTCCGAGGAACTGGAAGAGCTGTACAGTGCACTTGCAAGGAAAGCAGAGAGTGGAGTCCGCGTATACTTTGTGGTCGACGGGACCGGTCCTTTTGACATGACAGAGACACGCTTTCACTTGATACCGCTCAAATTCCTCCGTGAAAGCGGGGTGCACCTCCTGGAGTTCAATTCCATCAGCGGGGCACGGTTGGTCAGTGGCCTGAATCTCCTCTATCGTGACCATAGGAAATTTCTCATCGTGGACGGGAAGCATATTGCACTTGGGGGGATGAACCTCAACTATATCTCCATTGGTGCTGAAGATGAGCAACTGCAACGGGATAGTATGTATGAATTCACCTCTCCTGAACTCAGCAGCCTTATTCTTGACTATTTTGTTCCTTGGTGGAATGAACAGACCTGGGATGAGATAGATAGGGCGGACTTTACCGTTGATGAAACATCGCTTGAAGGAAAGGAGACCTACCAGGGTTGGTATGTGAACCAGGAACCAAAGAGCGCCCAGATCAGCAAGCTCATCGGCTCACTGCTCAGTGAGGCCGACCACTCAGTACAAGTGCTGCCGTTTCTTCCCTTCATGGATGAAGAGATGATTACGGCTTTTCGAATGGCACAAGAGCGGGGTGTAGAGATACAGATGATCATACCCTTCGACCGGAGGGTTACCAATCGTAAGGGCATTGAGTACATGACAAAGGATCTTCTTGACATGGGGATTGATCTTCGTATCGAGGAAGAGAGTGTGGAAACCCAACGGTTGTTGCATGAGAAGTTGCTCATTGTGGATGAGCGCTATGTTTTGATTGGATCAACGAATATCAATTACCGTTCGATGAATCTCGCTTATGAGAATTCCCTGGTGATTGACAGCCCGGAATTGGCCCAACAGTTGAAACTTCATTTTGAAGAACTGTATGAGGGAACTGTTCCCATTACCGAAGAGATGGCCGAGGGTTGGCATACCCTCAAGAACTGGCCCCGCTTCATAACCGCATTCTTTGGAGGTTGA
- the hydA gene encoding dihydropyrimidinase: MNRILIQDGLLVDTEWTRHADILIEDSKIVHIAAKIDPDTLPEGTEIVQAEDMCILPGIIDAHTHYHLVSRGTVTADSFEEGSRCAAFGGVTTVIDFADDDKKGNLAACTKARSTAMGKEMAIDFSLHQGLYAYRESLEDELVELKKAGVKVIKMFTTYKDVGYLVDNQEELRKIFALCKKHDLLVSVHCEDDATIQKVNSSYTGPYTPSSHAVLRPSEAEARGIETVGKIALELDMPLYVVHLSSKAGLQKVRELRAKGLRVILETTPHYLFLDKEKLEGEDGPLYVMTPPLRSKEDNEALQEAVLNGEVQIIATDHCSFTREQKLSSDDVRTILPGIPGTEELLSLVYSFAANSGRIGIQQVVNLLSTAPAKAFGIYPQKGSIRVGSDADLVIFDPDMAWTIGKENTHSASGYTPYEGVQVIGKPIMTYLRGRLIMGDNIYLGRAGHGEFVLQDDVGRGKTIMH; the protein is encoded by the coding sequence ATGAATAGAATATTAATACAAGACGGATTGCTCGTTGATACGGAATGGACCAGGCATGCTGACATCTTGATCGAGGATTCGAAGATTGTGCATATCGCAGCAAAAATCGATCCAGATACCTTGCCTGAGGGAACAGAGATTGTGCAGGCTGAGGATATGTGTATATTGCCTGGCATCATTGATGCCCATACACACTATCACTTGGTAAGCAGGGGAACGGTGACTGCTGACTCCTTTGAGGAAGGCAGCCGTTGTGCAGCCTTTGGCGGGGTCACCACGGTGATTGATTTTGCCGATGATGACAAGAAGGGAAATCTTGCCGCCTGTACCAAAGCGAGAAGTACCGCCATGGGTAAGGAAATGGCTATAGATTTCTCTTTGCATCAAGGCCTGTACGCGTACCGAGAGAGCCTGGAAGATGAGCTGGTGGAGCTGAAGAAGGCCGGGGTGAAGGTTATCAAGATGTTCACCACCTACAAGGACGTAGGCTATCTGGTCGACAATCAGGAAGAGTTACGCAAGATCTTTGCATTATGCAAGAAGCACGACCTCCTGGTCAGTGTCCACTGTGAGGATGATGCAACCATCCAGAAGGTCAATAGTAGCTATACCGGTCCTTATACACCTTCTTCGCACGCAGTGCTCCGTCCAAGTGAAGCAGAGGCGAGAGGTATTGAGACAGTAGGAAAGATAGCTTTGGAGCTTGATATGCCACTGTACGTAGTCCATCTTTCGAGCAAGGCTGGACTGCAAAAGGTGAGGGAGCTACGGGCAAAGGGCCTCAGGGTAATTCTTGAGACAACACCCCACTACCTGTTCCTGGATAAGGAAAAGCTTGAAGGGGAGGATGGCCCACTGTATGTGATGACACCTCCTTTGAGGAGCAAGGAAGATAACGAGGCTTTGCAGGAAGCAGTGCTTAATGGGGAAGTGCAGATCATTGCAACTGATCACTGTTCCTTTACCCGCGAACAGAAACTCTCCAGCGATGATGTGAGAACCATTCTTCCCGGGATCCCCGGTACTGAGGAACTTCTGAGCCTTGTGTACTCCTTTGCAGCAAACAGTGGGAGGATCGGTATCCAACAGGTGGTGAACCTGCTCAGTACGGCCCCTGCGAAGGCATTTGGGATCTATCCCCAGAAAGGTTCCATCCGCGTAGGAAGTGATGCAGATCTTGTCATCTTCGACCCTGATATGGCGTGGACGATTGGCAAGGAAAATACCCATTCTGCCAGTGGTTATACCCCGTATGAGGGAGTACAGGTAATTGGAAAGCCGATCATGACGTATCTTCGTGGGCGTCTGATCATGGGAGACAATATCTATCTTGGACGTGCAGGTCATGGTGAGTTTGTGCTCCAGGACGATGTTGGTCGGGGTAAGACGATCATGCACTAA
- the prfA gene encoding peptide chain release factor 1: protein MLEKLPDYEKQLADIDEKLSNPETMQDMKLFRSLNQERSHLAPIIDELKEMSSLKEQITDAKQLLKEEKDPEMLELTEQELDELTEQLAKSEQKTKMLLIPPDPMEGKDIIMEIRAGTGGEEAALFAANLFRMYSHYADAKGWKMEILSSNETGIGGYKELVLSISGKDVYGSLRFESGVHRVQRVPETESGGRIHTSAVTVAVLPEAEETDIEIRQEDLKIDVMRAGGPGGQSVNTTDSAVRLTHLPTGLVVICQDEKSQIKNKAKALRVLRSRLFDLEEDKKNKERAEARKSQVGSGDRSERIRTYNYPQNRLTDHRINLTLYKLELIMAGDLDEVVEALKIAAGEAALKEA, encoded by the coding sequence ATGCTAGAAAAACTGCCCGATTACGAAAAGCAGCTTGCAGATATAGATGAAAAACTCAGCAATCCTGAAACCATGCAGGATATGAAACTCTTCAGGAGTCTCAATCAGGAGAGATCCCACCTTGCTCCCATTATTGATGAACTCAAGGAAATGTCGAGCTTGAAAGAGCAAATTACAGATGCAAAGCAATTGCTCAAGGAGGAGAAAGATCCTGAGATGCTCGAACTGACCGAGCAAGAGCTTGACGAATTGACAGAGCAGCTGGCAAAGAGTGAACAGAAAACGAAAATGCTCCTTATCCCCCCTGACCCAATGGAAGGAAAAGACATCATCATGGAGATTCGTGCAGGCACCGGTGGCGAGGAAGCTGCACTCTTTGCAGCAAACCTTTTCCGCATGTACTCCCACTATGCTGATGCCAAGGGATGGAAGATGGAAATTCTCTCTTCCAATGAAACAGGCATTGGTGGCTACAAGGAACTGGTGCTCTCCATTAGTGGGAAGGATGTCTATGGATCGCTCCGTTTTGAAAGCGGAGTACATAGGGTACAACGGGTTCCTGAAACCGAAAGTGGTGGAAGAATCCACACCAGTGCAGTAACTGTGGCAGTACTTCCCGAGGCAGAAGAAACTGATATCGAAATTCGTCAGGAAGACCTTAAAATTGATGTCATGCGCGCTGGAGGCCCAGGTGGACAGAGCGTCAACACCACAGACAGTGCCGTACGGCTTACCCACCTTCCCACAGGACTCGTGGTAATCTGTCAGGATGAAAAGAGCCAGATCAAGAACAAGGCAAAAGCACTTCGTGTTCTCCGATCCCGTCTTTTCGATTTGGAAGAAGACAAGAAAAACAAGGAACGGGCTGAAGCGAGAAAGAGCCAGGTTGGATCGGGGGACCGCAGTGAACGCATCCGTACCTACAATTATCCACAGAACAGGCTCACCGACCATCGGATCAACTTGACGTTGTATAAGCTCGAATTGATCATGGCTGGAGATCTTGATGAGGTGGTTGAGGCTCTGAAGATAGCCGCAGGTGAAGCTGCACTCAAGGAAGCGTAA
- a CDS encoding RelA/SpoT family protein, translated as MYEQLIERFIQKAYKYPKADQEKILAAATFADSKHENQKRASGEPYLIHPLAVGEILIQLKMDADTICAGLLHDTLEDTNTTYEELLQTFGQGVADMVEGETKIANLKTMNKSVQEAETIRKMFFAMSKDIRVIIIKLADKLHNMRTIQHLNPQRAKEIAGDTLDIFAPLADRLGISWLKDELEDLSLKVLKPDTFNYIQDYLLSKKSEQKAYLNRVEKSIYRACGDAELSDIIVTSRAKHTYSVYMKMKKRKKEIDEIFDILGVRILCNTMTECYTILGVVHRLWPPIEGRFKDYIAMPKANNYQSLHTTVMALDGKLLEIQIRTKEMHFTAEYGVAAHWSYKADTGSDSGSWNKMDNEQFSRIISKLKIWSNEIESSESYMEDIKGELLKDTIYVFTPQGHIVELPTNSTALDFAYQIHTEVGNHTTGAKADGSIIPLNAPLKNTQVIEILTSPNARPHLQWLRYAQTSSARKKIKAWLNKYDENILIDKDIIAKRKAPDHQQKEEQPQPPQPPMDDEHIVREVFDAKRVKFRVGEEKNMMIHIAQCCNPVRGDDIVGYISRGRGIIVHKRSCPNLKNMAEIDDRAIEVEWETEFPKLTKRFSVTSKRTYDLFGEIEGALRKHKGHLIEGRLHDDEEGKLRGTFTMEVEREDDFKKIIKNLKTIPSVITIAEIK; from the coding sequence ATGTACGAACAATTGATCGAACGTTTCATCCAGAAGGCGTATAAGTATCCCAAGGCTGACCAGGAGAAAATCCTGGCCGCGGCTACCTTTGCAGACAGTAAGCATGAAAACCAGAAAAGAGCCAGTGGTGAACCATATCTCATCCACCCCCTAGCAGTAGGCGAGATTCTCATCCAATTGAAGATGGATGCAGATACTATCTGCGCAGGACTTCTTCATGATACGCTCGAAGATACCAATACCACCTACGAAGAGCTCCTACAGACCTTTGGCCAGGGTGTTGCTGATATGGTCGAGGGAGAGACCAAGATAGCCAACCTCAAGACGATGAACAAAAGCGTCCAGGAGGCTGAAACCATTCGCAAGATGTTCTTTGCCATGAGCAAGGACATCCGCGTCATCATCATCAAACTTGCAGACAAACTGCACAACATGCGTACCATCCAGCACCTGAACCCACAACGGGCGAAGGAGATTGCCGGTGATACCCTCGATATTTTTGCTCCCCTTGCCGACCGCCTGGGTATCTCGTGGCTGAAGGATGAATTGGAAGACTTGAGTTTGAAGGTACTCAAACCTGATACCTTCAACTACATCCAGGATTACCTCTTAAGCAAGAAAAGTGAACAGAAGGCGTACCTGAACCGGGTGGAAAAGTCCATATACCGTGCCTGTGGTGATGCTGAGCTGAGTGATATCATTGTCACCAGCAGAGCCAAGCATACCTATTCGGTCTATATGAAAATGAAGAAACGCAAGAAGGAGATTGATGAGATCTTCGATATCCTTGGAGTGCGTATCCTCTGCAACACGATGACTGAATGCTACACCATCCTGGGGGTGGTACACCGTCTTTGGCCGCCTATTGAAGGACGGTTCAAGGACTACATTGCCATGCCGAAGGCGAACAACTACCAGAGCCTGCACACTACGGTCATGGCACTCGATGGCAAGTTGCTGGAAATACAGATCAGGACCAAGGAGATGCACTTTACCGCTGAGTATGGTGTTGCCGCCCACTGGAGCTACAAAGCAGACACAGGCAGCGATAGTGGTTCCTGGAACAAGATGGACAATGAACAGTTCTCCCGTATCATCAGCAAGCTCAAGATCTGGTCGAATGAGATCGAGAGCAGTGAGTCATACATGGAGGATATCAAGGGGGAATTGCTCAAGGATACCATCTATGTATTCACTCCACAGGGACACATCGTGGAACTCCCCACCAACTCCACCGCCCTGGACTTTGCCTATCAGATCCACACCGAGGTAGGGAATCATACCACCGGAGCCAAAGCTGATGGATCCATTATCCCGCTCAATGCCCCACTGAAGAATACTCAGGTCATCGAGATACTGACCAGTCCCAATGCACGGCCGCACCTGCAGTGGCTGCGGTATGCCCAGACAAGCAGTGCCCGCAAGAAAATCAAGGCATGGCTGAACAAGTATGATGAGAACATCCTCATAGACAAGGATATCATTGCAAAGCGGAAAGCCCCTGACCATCAGCAGAAAGAGGAACAGCCTCAACCACCGCAGCCTCCGATGGATGATGAGCATATCGTCAGGGAAGTCTTTGATGCAAAACGGGTCAAATTCCGTGTTGGCGAAGAGAAGAATATGATGATCCATATCGCCCAGTGCTGTAATCCAGTACGGGGGGATGATATTGTTGGATACATCAGTAGAGGACGGGGGATCATCGTCCATAAGCGCAGCTGTCCCAATCTCAAGAACATGGCAGAAATTGATGATCGGGCTATCGAGGTGGAATGGGAGACAGAGTTCCCGAAACTTACCAAACGCTTCAGTGTAACCAGCAAGCGAACCTATGACCTTTTCGGGGAGATCGAGGGAGCACTCCGTAAACACAAGGGTCACCTCATCGAAGGCAGGCTGCACGATGATGAGGAAGGCAAACTCAGAGGAACATTCACCATGGAAGTGGAGAGAGAGGATGACTTCAAGAAGATCATCAAGAATCTGAAGACCATTCCCAGTGTTATCACTATCGCAGAAATCAAATAG
- the prmC gene encoding peptide chain release factor N(5)-glutamine methyltransferase, with the protein MTIADWKQQTARFLQAGQVGDSANLDARLLLEKATGLDQVHQIMESERILTSEELETLEELRGQRLAHKPMAYILGHKEFYGRTFLVDEHTLIPRPDTETLINEVLHFSQGKSKEALLPIIDVCTGSGAIGITLSLELNVDVELSDISVGALNIAKRNAFALTGHELLLHEADLLSTISQKYGMIVSNPPYLTATWCDEVSAEVAWEPRGALDGQGQDGLSLIRRLLEQSTLHLKEGGALFIECDYRQTDEVASLFKEHHFNHITIAKDLSGHERVVWGVLACTNN; encoded by the coding sequence ATGACCATTGCCGACTGGAAGCAACAGACTGCCAGATTTCTGCAAGCGGGGCAGGTAGGTGACAGCGCGAATCTGGATGCACGTCTTCTCCTTGAGAAGGCAACCGGTCTTGACCAGGTTCACCAGATCATGGAGAGTGAGCGAATCCTGACATCTGAGGAGCTCGAAACCCTCGAGGAACTCAGAGGCCAGAGACTGGCTCACAAACCAATGGCATATATATTGGGGCACAAGGAGTTCTATGGCAGGACTTTTCTGGTCGATGAACATACACTCATTCCCCGTCCAGATACAGAGACCCTTATCAATGAAGTACTTCACTTCTCCCAGGGAAAGAGCAAGGAAGCATTACTTCCCATCATTGATGTATGTACCGGTAGTGGTGCGATCGGCATCACCCTCTCCCTTGAATTGAATGTGGATGTGGAGCTGTCTGATATCTCTGTGGGTGCCTTGAATATTGCCAAGCGAAATGCCTTTGCACTGACTGGGCATGAGCTTTTGCTTCATGAAGCAGATCTTCTCTCCACGATTTCACAAAAATATGGTATGATCGTGAGCAATCCTCCCTACCTCACCGCTACTTGGTGTGATGAGGTCTCAGCGGAGGTAGCATGGGAACCAAGGGGTGCGCTTGATGGGCAAGGCCAGGACGGACTCTCCTTGATCAGAAGGTTGCTGGAACAGAGCACCCTGCATCTCAAGGAAGGAGGAGCTCTGTTTATCGAATGTGATTACAGGCAGACAGATGAGGTTGCCAGCCTATTCAAGGAGCACCACTTCAATCATATTACCATTGCCAAGGATCTATCTGGTCATGAACGCGTAGTGTGGGGGGTACTTGCATGTACGAACAATTGA
- a CDS encoding RpiB/LacA/LacB family sugar-phosphate isomerase, whose amino-acid sequence MPSVVLANDHGAVELSKRLIGYLEKMGYTVNHLGVTSNDSVDYPDIAKEACLEYKKGEYEFGIVLCGTGIGISISANKVEGIRCALPQNCYAAAMARRHNNANFIAFGGRIDYPEDPVDMLDAFMEVSFEGERHQRRVDKMMALEGTC is encoded by the coding sequence ATGCCTAGTGTAGTGCTTGCAAATGACCATGGTGCAGTTGAACTGTCCAAGAGATTGATTGGATATCTGGAAAAGATGGGATATACGGTAAACCATCTGGGTGTAACTTCCAACGATTCGGTAGATTACCCTGATATCGCGAAAGAAGCTTGCCTGGAGTACAAGAAAGGCGAGTATGAATTCGGTATTGTCCTCTGTGGAACCGGGATTGGAATCTCCATCAGTGCAAATAAGGTTGAAGGTATCCGTTGTGCTCTCCCCCAGAACTGCTATGCAGCAGCAATGGCGAGACGACACAACAATGCAAACTTTATTGCATTTGGAGGAAGAATCGACTATCCGGAAGACCCCGTTGATATGCTTGATGCCTTCATGGAGGTCTCCTTTGAAGGAGAACGACACCAGAGACGAGTTGACAAGATGATGGCCCTGGAAGGGACCTGCTAG
- a CDS encoding putative manganese-dependent inorganic diphosphatase: MAEIFVCGHRNPDMDSICAAYSYAFLKNKVDPNNTYNAVRCGNLNDTTKAQFDRLGVTPPPFIKDVRTKVLSVTRNTNAVVQVGDPVYNLVSIYGSSNKSSVVPVMDGEQYRGLLSVDEVSSFVLKENSGERPIYHFVVDNFPKVLKGSFLKRGERATFDAPIMVGAMRYIVFCKHLEALEGRPPILVVGDREDHIRKAIELQIPAIVLTGIEDQVTSSVDWDSYQGSVYLSALDTAETLRLLRLSVPVKELMVQDPIKLEDDCLFDVARDILADSEYRGLPVFGGGKYKGFVTRRCFLDRPKTKVIMVDHNETEQGVSGIDESEVLEIIDHHRLGAAKTRNPIFIYCEPLGSTCTIIYKLYLRHNIEITQQMARVLLSGIVSDTIMLKSPTTTFEDYTAVQDLLILGDVEDMRKFGETMFSSGASLAKEDPRKMLEADFKVYRELGVAFGIGQCEVTTLSDVDEYKDTYLSELELLKMAQGLDWAMFLITDVVRENSVLLMTSLPITERKLAYEKTGEGKFFLPGVLSRKKQLLPEILRVLEE, translated from the coding sequence GTGGCCGAAATATTTGTGTGTGGACATCGTAATCCGGATATGGACAGCATCTGTGCTGCCTATAGCTATGCATTTCTGAAGAATAAAGTCGATCCCAACAACACGTACAACGCAGTGCGATGTGGGAATCTTAATGATACAACAAAAGCACAGTTTGACCGATTGGGGGTAACCCCTCCTCCTTTCATCAAGGATGTGAGAACCAAGGTGCTGAGTGTTACCCGAAATACCAACGCGGTTGTACAGGTGGGAGACCCCGTATACAATCTGGTTTCCATCTACGGGTCCTCAAACAAATCATCAGTTGTACCGGTTATGGATGGCGAGCAATACCGTGGTCTGTTAAGTGTCGATGAGGTCAGCAGCTTTGTCCTGAAAGAGAACAGCGGAGAACGCCCCATCTATCACTTTGTTGTGGATAATTTCCCCAAGGTGCTCAAGGGCTCCTTCCTGAAGCGTGGAGAGAGAGCAACCTTTGATGCTCCGATCATGGTTGGGGCAATGCGCTATATAGTCTTCTGCAAGCATCTTGAAGCCTTGGAAGGAAGACCTCCAATCCTGGTGGTTGGAGACAGGGAAGATCATATCAGAAAAGCCATCGAACTTCAGATTCCGGCCATTGTCCTGACAGGGATTGAGGATCAGGTGACCAGCAGTGTCGATTGGGATTCCTATCAGGGTTCTGTATATCTGAGCGCGCTTGATACCGCAGAGACACTCCGTCTGCTCCGTCTCAGTGTTCCGGTCAAGGAGCTCATGGTGCAGGATCCCATCAAGCTAGAGGATGATTGTCTCTTCGATGTGGCAAGGGACATCCTTGCCGATAGTGAATACCGAGGGCTTCCCGTCTTTGGAGGTGGCAAGTACAAGGGTTTTGTGACCCGCCGTTGTTTCCTTGACAGGCCCAAGACAAAAGTGATCATGGTCGACCACAATGAAACCGAGCAAGGGGTGAGCGGTATTGATGAGTCTGAAGTGTTGGAGATCATCGACCACCATCGTCTGGGTGCTGCAAAGACCCGAAACCCGATTTTTATCTACTGTGAACCTCTGGGTTCCACCTGCACGATCATCTATAAATTGTATCTCCGTCATAATATTGAGATTACCCAGCAGATGGCTCGTGTCCTGCTTTCGGGAATTGTCAGTGACACCATAATGCTCAAGAGTCCCACAACCACGTTCGAGGATTATACTGCAGTACAGGATCTTCTGATTCTTGGGGATGTGGAGGACATGCGGAAGTTTGGGGAGACGATGTTCAGTAGTGGTGCTTCTTTGGCAAAAGAGGATCCTCGCAAGATGCTTGAGGCCGATTTCAAGGTCTACCGTGAACTCGGTGTGGCCTTTGGGATCGGGCAATGTGAAGTCACCACGCTCAGCGACGTGGATGAGTACAAGGATACGTATCTCTCGGAACTGGAACTCCTGAAAATGGCACAGGGCTTGGACTGGGCAATGTTCCTCATCACTGATGTTGTGAGGGAAAACAGCGTTCTGCTTATGACGAGTTTGCCGATCACTGAACGGAAACTTGCCTATGAGAAAACAGGAGAAGGGAAGTTCTTCCTCCCTGGAGTCCTTTCCAGGAAGAAACAATTGCTTCCTGAGATTCTCAGGGTACTTGAAGAGTAG
- the cdd gene encoding cytidine deaminase — MIEGILFDMDGVLIDSEPVILHAAMTYFERIGVTVQSEDFTPFIGAGDKRFLCGVAEKYGVSIDFEEARETLFSLYATYAMDRGPLEGVHRFISNARKAGLKLALATSAARTKAEINLRAIGLTESDFDCMVTGESIKRNKPNPDIYQLASLSMGLPPQECLVIEDALNGVIAGKQAGCSVCAVATTFSVSELVDAGADYVLSSLDAFEDFNSSEELEMILSASKGTDDRVVYGANKILEASSPLRGEQALLDLAIEQAYEARKNAYTPYSKYKVGAAVVSSATGRVYSGCNVENSSYGATICAERNAILNAITNEGTIGISLLVVVSEDVPPAPPCAQCLQVLAEFSRKDTAVHLVDVAYAEGRKGSHVAYRFEDLLPHPFIFPTMRS; from the coding sequence ATGATTGAAGGAATACTGTTTGACATGGATGGGGTTCTCATCGATTCCGAACCTGTCATCCTCCACGCTGCAATGACCTATTTTGAACGTATAGGGGTAACAGTCCAAAGCGAGGACTTCACTCCATTCATTGGCGCAGGAGATAAGCGTTTTCTCTGTGGAGTAGCTGAGAAATATGGTGTTTCGATAGACTTTGAAGAAGCCAGAGAGACCTTGTTTTCTCTCTATGCAACATACGCCATGGACCGTGGACCGCTTGAGGGGGTTCATCGTTTCATCTCCAATGCCCGCAAGGCAGGGCTGAAGTTGGCCCTTGCCACGAGTGCTGCACGTACAAAGGCAGAGATCAATCTTCGTGCAATCGGGCTTACAGAATCCGATTTTGATTGCATGGTAACCGGGGAAAGCATTAAGCGAAACAAACCGAATCCAGATATCTATCAGTTGGCGTCTCTTTCCATGGGGCTGCCTCCTCAAGAATGTTTGGTCATTGAGGATGCCTTGAATGGTGTTATTGCGGGTAAGCAAGCCGGGTGTTCTGTCTGTGCAGTAGCTACCACGTTCTCAGTATCTGAACTTGTTGATGCAGGAGCAGATTATGTGCTTTCAAGCCTGGATGCATTTGAGGATTTCAACAGTAGTGAAGAACTGGAGATGATTCTCTCTGCAAGTAAGGGAACTGACGATCGTGTGGTGTATGGGGCAAACAAGATCCTGGAAGCATCTTCTCCCTTGAGGGGAGAGCAGGCGCTCTTGGATTTGGCGATCGAACAAGCATATGAAGCCAGAAAAAATGCTTATACCCCCTATTCAAAGTACAAGGTTGGAGCGGCAGTGGTCAGTAGTGCCACTGGCCGGGTATATAGTGGGTGCAACGTGGAGAATTCCAGTTATGGTGCTACCATCTGTGCAGAACGTAATGCGATCCTCAATGCCATAACAAATGAGGGAACCATCGGGATCTCCCTTCTGGTGGTAGTAAGTGAGGATGTTCCTCCTGCTCCCCCCTGTGCCCAATGCCTTCAGGTACTTGCAGAGTTCAGCCGAAAGGATACTGCTGTTCACCTGGTGGATGTTGCCTATGCTGAAGGAAGAAAGGGTAGTCATGTAGCATACCGATTCGAGGATTTGTTGCCACATCCCTTCATATTTCCTACGATGAGGTCATGA